The following are encoded together in the Capillibacterium thermochitinicola genome:
- a CDS encoding tRNA1(Val) (adenine(37)-N6)-methyltransferase, with product MSEERCSRAATDRLGLGDLRIKQHPSIFKFTVDPILLAGFVRIRPGASVLDLGTGAGVIPLWLTGYRGVERVTGLEIQPEVAALARENVKLNGLEDRIRILTGDLRTPPADLAAASFDWVLSNPPYWPATAHLLPETPALAQAKFELTCTLRDVVAAAAYFCRNGGRVGLIHLPERLPDLLCALRDFKLEPKRLCLVQPKPGARPHRVLVEAQKLARPGLKVMAPFSIQGADGNFSPEMVQVYQGKQLGAGSG from the coding sequence ATGAGTGAAGAACGGTGCTCACGGGCGGCTACGGACCGTTTGGGCCTGGGAGACCTGCGGATCAAGCAACACCCGTCCATCTTCAAGTTTACGGTCGACCCGATTCTGCTGGCCGGTTTTGTCCGGATCCGGCCGGGTGCTTCCGTCCTTGACCTGGGGACTGGTGCCGGCGTGATCCCCCTCTGGCTGACCGGTTACCGGGGTGTTGAACGCGTGACCGGGTTGGAGATCCAGCCGGAAGTGGCCGCGTTGGCCCGTGAAAATGTCAAGCTCAACGGTTTGGAGGACCGGATCCGGATCCTCACCGGCGACTTGCGAACGCCCCCAGCCGACCTGGCGGCGGCCAGTTTTGACTGGGTTTTGAGTAACCCGCCCTACTGGCCGGCAACAGCCCACCTTCTGCCTGAGACGCCGGCCCTTGCCCAAGCCAAATTCGAGTTGACCTGTACCCTGCGGGATGTCGTGGCGGCGGCGGCCTATTTTTGCCGTAACGGCGGGCGGGTGGGTCTAATTCACCTGCCGGAACGCCTGCCGGACCTCCTGTGTGCGCTGCGCGACTTCAAACTGGAACCCAAAAGGCTCTGCTTGGTGCAGCCGAAACCGGGCGCGCGGCCCCACCGGGTGTTGGTGGAAGCGCAGAAGTTGGCCCGTCCCGGCCTCAAAGTCATGGCCCCCTTTTCGATCCAGGGGGCGGACGGGAACTTCAGTCCGGAAATGGTCCAAGTGTACCAGGGGAAACAGCTGGGCGCGGGTAGCGGGTAA
- a CDS encoding S8 family peptidase — protein MFQHRLKRAVAHRLAPTLAQKVLNGSPPETVQVIMEFPTLHSCRSQRLRELIQKEGGRIVYELPLINSLAVELPSEALLRVIPEARVKMVWPDAKAAPCLDVAVPAIGADQVYRTGLTGKGVVVAVIDTGIAPHVDLMKPEPRIVGWYDLVNGKSEPYDDEGHGTHVAGIIAGNGYESEGKYTGVAPGALLVGVKALDHRGSGPISRVIAGIQWVVEHKEEYRIKILNLSLGAPPEEGYRTDPASKAVEAAWRAGLLVCAAAGNMGPRQRTITTPGISPRALTVGSINDQGTIPREDDVINDFSSRGPTIDRLAKPDLVAPGANITSLRVDGGYVSLSGTSMATPMVAGAAALLWEKDPALTPNQVRELLVATAEDRGYNRLIQGAGYLNVGAALEKLAGNQAAPPSPSDDLLFTFFLTLGLQFAPGERRQELLTVLTNHLSAALQKAGWFQTGDTSFYQEHLPQVLYTLGECLFRQPAAEK, from the coding sequence ATGTTTCAACACCGATTGAAGCGGGCCGTTGCCCACCGCTTGGCACCCACCCTGGCCCAGAAGGTGCTCAACGGATCCCCGCCGGAAACGGTCCAAGTGATCATGGAGTTTCCCACCCTCCACTCCTGCCGTTCCCAACGCCTGCGGGAACTGATCCAGAAAGAAGGAGGGCGAATCGTATATGAACTACCCCTCATCAACAGTCTGGCGGTGGAGTTGCCCTCCGAAGCTCTCCTGAGGGTGATCCCGGAGGCGCGGGTGAAAATGGTGTGGCCCGATGCCAAGGCGGCACCCTGTCTTGATGTGGCGGTCCCCGCCATTGGGGCGGATCAAGTTTACCGGACCGGGTTGACCGGGAAGGGTGTAGTCGTGGCCGTGATTGATACGGGGATCGCCCCCCATGTTGACCTGATGAAACCGGAACCCCGGATTGTAGGTTGGTATGATCTGGTCAACGGAAAAAGCGAACCCTATGATGATGAGGGTCATGGTACGCATGTGGCCGGGATTATCGCGGGGAACGGGTACGAATCGGAGGGGAAATATACCGGCGTAGCCCCGGGGGCGCTGTTGGTTGGGGTGAAGGCTTTGGATCACCGGGGGAGCGGGCCCATTTCCCGGGTGATCGCCGGGATCCAGTGGGTGGTTGAGCATAAAGAGGAGTACCGGATTAAAATCCTTAACCTGTCGCTTGGTGCGCCGCCGGAAGAGGGTTACCGGACCGATCCGGCGAGTAAAGCGGTGGAGGCGGCTTGGCGGGCCGGGCTGCTGGTTTGTGCCGCCGCCGGTAACATGGGACCGCGGCAACGGACCATTACCACTCCGGGGATTTCACCGCGGGCCTTAACCGTCGGGAGCATCAACGACCAGGGGACCATTCCCCGGGAGGACGACGTGATCAACGATTTTTCCAGCCGGGGTCCGACCATCGACCGGCTGGCCAAACCGGACTTGGTGGCACCGGGGGCCAATATCACTTCCTTGAGGGTAGATGGCGGTTATGTGTCCCTGTCGGGGACTTCAATGGCCACCCCAATGGTGGCGGGGGCGGCGGCTTTGCTTTGGGAGAAGGATCCGGCCCTAACGCCCAACCAAGTCCGTGAACTATTGGTCGCCACGGCCGAAGACCGGGGTTACAACCGGTTAATCCAAGGAGCCGGTTATCTTAATGTCGGTGCCGCTTTGGAAAAGTTGGCGGGTAACCAGGCGGCGCCGCCCTCCCCCAGTGACGATCTACTTTTTACTTTTTTTCTCACCCTTGGTCTCCAGTTTGCCCCGGGCGAACGGCGGCAGGAGTTGCTCACGGTCTTGACCAACCATTTGTCGGCCGCACTGCAAAAGGCCGGTTGGTTTCAGACGGGTGACACCAGCTTTTACCAGGAACATCTTCCCCAGGTCCTTTACACCCTTGGCGAGTGCTTGTTCCGGCAACCGGCCGCCGAAAAATAA
- a CDS encoding DUF3307 domain-containing protein: MTLFLLVLCAHLIGDFLLQNDHLVAAKNAGRIWAHLKHGLLITGLTWLAVHCYGLKAAFFYAVLVGLAHVLLDSAKSWLERGKAAGTKLFLFLLDQGLHLLALLAFSPLLPADVPDPKVIAFYQRLRPAVPVFATATPASLAVLPLEKILWVAVTYLAAVFGGAVLTNRILAWLTEDAQEEKTRRLSSAIGIMERLILITLVAVDAISAVGFVLAAKSLARYQELNKRDFAEYYLVGTLTSFCLSLFAGLWLKTIL; the protein is encoded by the coding sequence ATGACTCTTTTTCTGTTGGTGCTCTGCGCCCATCTCATCGGCGATTTTCTCCTGCAGAACGACCACCTGGTCGCCGCAAAAAACGCCGGCCGGATCTGGGCCCATCTGAAACACGGGCTGCTCATCACCGGATTAACCTGGCTGGCAGTCCACTGTTACGGGTTGAAGGCCGCTTTCTTCTATGCGGTCCTGGTGGGTCTCGCCCATGTTTTGCTCGACAGCGCCAAATCCTGGCTGGAAAGGGGTAAAGCGGCCGGAACCAAACTCTTCCTGTTTCTGCTGGACCAAGGGCTTCATCTCCTTGCACTGCTCGCTTTTTCCCCGCTTTTGCCCGCAGACGTCCCGGACCCGAAAGTGATCGCCTTCTACCAACGCCTCCGCCCGGCGGTACCCGTTTTTGCGACGGCAACACCCGCTTCCCTTGCCGTCCTTCCCTTGGAAAAAATCCTCTGGGTCGCCGTTACTTACCTTGCCGCCGTCTTCGGTGGTGCAGTCTTAACCAACCGGATCCTGGCCTGGCTCACCGAAGACGCCCAGGAAGAAAAGACCCGGCGGTTGAGCAGCGCCATTGGGATAATGGAACGCTTAATCCTGATTACACTGGTGGCCGTTGACGCTATTTCGGCCGTTGGTTTTGTCCTGGCCGCCAAATCCCTCGCCCGGTACCAGGAACTGAACAAACGGGATTTTGCCGAGTATTATCTGGTCGGCACTTTAACCAGTTTTTGCCTGTCGCTCTTTGCCGGTCTTTGGTTAAAAACCATTCTGTAG
- a CDS encoding SatD family protein, producing the protein MELYTVLTADVIDSRRQETLVAAKKARLHELTDAALVTPFTFSRGDEIQAVVAGALSSPALLRKLRYYCLPLQLRIGIGFGRITSGLGANSSWEMNGPAFHRARQALDELKQHRHWRTRLVSGDPGLDQMVNTLLNLYDVIQSRWTLSQWEGVMVYEATGSYQEAGQRLGVAFQNVEKRCRAARWWVIREAEAAFPLLLTQYTDLNLVLGE; encoded by the coding sequence ATGGAACTATATACGGTTTTGACCGCCGATGTGATCGATTCCCGGCGTCAAGAAACGCTGGTAGCGGCCAAAAAGGCGCGCCTCCATGAACTCACCGACGCCGCTTTGGTCACGCCCTTTACCTTTTCCCGGGGGGATGAGATCCAGGCGGTAGTGGCCGGTGCTTTGAGTTCACCGGCACTCCTGCGGAAATTACGCTACTATTGCCTGCCCTTGCAGTTGCGAATCGGGATCGGGTTCGGGCGGATCACCTCCGGACTGGGGGCCAATAGCTCCTGGGAGATGAACGGACCCGCCTTCCACCGGGCGCGGCAGGCTTTGGACGAACTTAAACAGCACCGGCACTGGCGCACGCGGCTGGTCAGCGGCGACCCGGGGCTCGACCAGATGGTGAACACCCTGCTCAACTTGTATGATGTCATTCAAAGCCGTTGGACGCTTTCCCAATGGGAAGGGGTCATGGTTTACGAAGCGACCGGTTCCTACCAGGAAGCCGGCCAACGGCTCGGGGTCGCCTTCCAAAACGTGGAGAAACGCTGCCGGGCCGCCCGCTGGTGGGTGATCCGCGAAGCAGAAGCAGCTTTTCCGTTGCTTTTAACCCAATACACTGATCTTAACCTGGTTTTAGGTGAATAA
- a CDS encoding type 2 periplasmic-binding domain-containing protein, which produces MPRGFHLFLLTCFWVGLLGGFSSDLELSGDPAAQLFFQTNFQNRRGLAYRWVPPGEDTYRLRYGTGFSPTETVLGQVPLLCIVNFWNPVEAVGSATLEAVWRGEITNWSALGGEDRPIEVLTYNHPDLPRLPGTDRPGLRQVRSQEAMVAAVAFPA; this is translated from the coding sequence TTGCCACGGGGTTTTCACCTTTTCCTCCTGACCTGTTTCTGGGTGGGCCTGCTCGGCGGCTTCAGCTCCGATCTGGAGCTCAGCGGTGATCCGGCGGCGCAACTTTTTTTTCAGACCAATTTTCAGAACAGGCGGGGACTGGCCTACCGGTGGGTGCCCCCCGGGGAGGACACTTACCGGCTCCGCTACGGAACCGGTTTCTCCCCGACGGAAACCGTGTTGGGTCAGGTGCCCTTGCTTTGCATCGTTAACTTTTGGAACCCGGTGGAAGCGGTGGGGAGTGCTACTTTGGAAGCGGTTTGGCGCGGGGAGATCACCAACTGGTCGGCTTTGGGCGGGGAAGACCGCCCCATCGAAGTGTTGACGTACAACCACCCGGATCTGCCCCGGTTGCCCGGCACCGACCGGCCCGGTCTCCGGCAAGTTCGCTCACAGGAGGCGATGGTGGCGGCGGTGGCGTTTCCGGCGTGA
- a CDS encoding CapA family protein yields the protein MGGRSAFTLAAAGDMMFSRRVAATSISQGDYRYPLLKVAPILRRATLAMANLEGPLSDRGKQLNMFRGDPRFLEGIRYTGIDLVSLANNHIMDYGTVAFLDTMERLTAAGVMYVGAGTNLTKARQGRLLNLGGVKVGFLAYTELGPGFTYTRVPQHWAATDELPGVAPARAD from the coding sequence CTGGGCGGGCGGTCCGCCTTCACTTTAGCCGCGGCCGGTGATATGATGTTCAGTCGCCGTGTCGCCGCCACCAGTATCAGCCAGGGTGATTACCGCTATCCCCTTCTGAAGGTTGCACCGATCCTCCGCCGGGCCACGCTGGCCATGGCCAATCTGGAAGGTCCTTTGAGCGACCGGGGAAAACAGTTGAATATGTTCCGTGGCGATCCCCGCTTTTTGGAAGGGATCCGGTACACCGGGATTGATCTGGTCTCGTTGGCCAATAATCATATTATGGACTATGGGACCGTTGCTTTTCTTGATACGATGGAACGCCTGACCGCCGCCGGCGTTATGTACGTGGGGGCAGGAACCAACCTGACTAAAGCACGGCAAGGACGCCTTTTGAATTTGGGCGGTGTGAAAGTGGGTTTTCTTGCCTACACCGAACTGGGGCCCGGTTTCACTTATACACGGGTCCCGCAACACTGGGCAGCCACCGATGAGCTGCCGGGCGTTGCCCCGGCCCGTGCCGATTAA
- a CDS encoding YlbF family regulator, with protein sequence MKPQDLAKELANSIRESPEYQAWEKAKAEVDKHEAAKIMLEDFRKKQWDLEKARLNGEEIKPEQEEQFKKLAEIIQYNPYVRDFLVAEYNLNLMIMEIQRIIASAVGVKLPEEENMEKKDDGK encoded by the coding sequence ATGAAACCGCAGGATTTAGCGAAAGAACTGGCCAATTCCATCCGGGAGAGCCCGGAGTATCAAGCCTGGGAAAAGGCCAAAGCCGAAGTGGACAAGCATGAAGCGGCCAAAATCATGCTGGAAGATTTCCGCAAGAAACAGTGGGATCTGGAGAAAGCCCGTTTAAACGGGGAGGAGATCAAGCCCGAACAGGAAGAACAGTTTAAAAAACTGGCGGAGATTATACAGTATAACCCTTATGTCCGCGATTTTCTTGTGGCGGAGTACAATCTCAACCTGATGATTATGGAGATCCAACGGATTATTGCTTCCGCCGTTGGCGTCAAGCTGCCGGAGGAAGAAAACATGGAGAAAAAAGATGACGGCAAATAA
- the prmA gene encoding 50S ribosomal protein L11 methyltransferase, which translates to MTANKRVWVEITVETTAAAMELVGELLAECGCTGVVYHDPRLFTELEGKPAELLPDVQPEDQAYRVAGYLAMEPGWEDQVMKLRTRIEEVRAFLPVGSGSVTFRQLHEEDWANAWKEYYRPERIGPFLIIPSWLSPPVLADAIPIRLDPGMAFGTGAHPTTQLCLAMLPTVVRPGHLVYDIGTGSGILAIAAAKLGAKVRAVDKDPVAVRVAAENCALNQVAIPVMSGDLLANLAEPADLIIANILAEVVIELIPQAVAKLKPGGAVLASGIIEQKAAKVRAALASAGFKIVNSLQKEDWVAYLAVWDGKEDA; encoded by the coding sequence ATGACGGCAAATAAAAGAGTGTGGGTGGAGATCACGGTCGAAACCACCGCGGCGGCCATGGAGTTGGTGGGGGAACTTTTGGCCGAATGCGGCTGTACCGGGGTGGTTTATCATGATCCGCGGCTGTTTACGGAGTTGGAAGGGAAGCCCGCCGAGTTACTGCCCGACGTACAACCGGAGGACCAGGCCTACCGGGTCGCGGGGTACCTGGCGATGGAACCCGGCTGGGAAGATCAGGTGATGAAACTCCGGACCCGGATCGAGGAGGTCCGGGCGTTTCTGCCGGTGGGCAGCGGGTCGGTTACCTTCCGCCAGTTACACGAGGAAGACTGGGCGAACGCCTGGAAAGAATATTACCGCCCGGAACGGATTGGCCCCTTTCTGATCATTCCTTCCTGGTTGTCGCCGCCAGTCCTGGCGGACGCAATCCCGATCCGGCTTGACCCCGGGATGGCCTTTGGGACGGGGGCCCACCCGACGACACAGCTCTGTTTGGCAATGCTTCCGACGGTGGTGCGCCCCGGCCACCTGGTTTATGACATCGGCACCGGTTCCGGGATCCTGGCGATTGCCGCCGCGAAACTCGGCGCGAAGGTACGCGCGGTTGATAAGGACCCGGTGGCAGTGCGGGTGGCGGCGGAAAACTGCGCCCTTAATCAAGTCGCGATTCCGGTGATGAGTGGGGATCTCCTGGCGAACCTGGCAGAACCGGCGGATTTGATTATCGCCAATATCCTGGCGGAAGTGGTCATCGAACTGATCCCGCAGGCGGTGGCAAAATTAAAGCCCGGTGGGGCGGTGCTTGCCTCCGGGATTATTGAACAAAAAGCCGCAAAGGTTCGGGCGGCTTTAGCTTCTGCCGGGTTTAAGATCGTCAATTCTTTACAGAAGGAAGACTGGGTCGCCTATCTGGCGGTCTGGGACGGGAAAGAAGATGCCTAA
- a CDS encoding 16S rRNA (uracil(1498)-N(3))-methyltransferase yields MPKFFIEPSALRTEDGRQQVTITGEDAHHLGRVLRAQPGDRIKATDGRGNLYEVVLTVVTPETVRGDVLAVGPDQAEPALKITLFQSILKGEKMDWVLQKGTEIGITAFVPFLSARTIARPAPNQYAKKQERWQNIVTAAAKQSGRGLIPKVYPVTPWSAVPSMLAGQFTLVAWEGETTCSLRQALSQREQPTAVQLVIGPEGGFSPEEVAVLVAQGALSVSLGPRILRAETAGPLAAGLLLFHYGALEPAPSTLANNGR; encoded by the coding sequence ATGCCTAAATTTTTTATTGAACCTTCCGCCCTCCGCACCGAAGACGGGCGGCAACAAGTGACGATTACCGGGGAGGATGCCCACCACCTGGGCCGTGTCCTCCGGGCGCAACCCGGGGACCGGATTAAGGCCACCGACGGACGGGGGAACCTTTATGAAGTGGTATTGACTGTGGTGACGCCGGAAACGGTCCGGGGCGATGTGCTTGCCGTCGGCCCCGATCAAGCCGAGCCGGCGCTTAAAATCACCCTTTTCCAAAGTATTCTCAAAGGGGAGAAGATGGACTGGGTGCTCCAGAAGGGCACCGAGATTGGGATCACCGCTTTTGTTCCCTTTCTCTCGGCCCGGACCATCGCGCGGCCTGCTCCCAACCAGTATGCCAAGAAACAGGAACGCTGGCAGAATATTGTAACGGCCGCGGCCAAACAAAGCGGGCGCGGTTTGATCCCCAAGGTTTACCCGGTGACGCCATGGTCGGCCGTGCCGTCGATGTTGGCCGGCCAATTTACGCTGGTGGCGTGGGAGGGGGAGACAACCTGCTCCCTCCGGCAGGCCTTGTCCCAACGGGAACAACCGACTGCGGTGCAATTGGTCATCGGCCCGGAAGGCGGTTTCAGCCCGGAAGAGGTGGCCGTTTTGGTGGCTCAAGGAGCCCTTTCGGTTTCGCTGGGGCCGCGGATTTTACGGGCGGAGACCGCCGGACCCTTGGCCGCCGGCCTGCTGCTCTTCCACTACGGTGCGCTGGAACCGGCACCTTCCACCTTGGCCAACAACGGTAGGTAG